DNA sequence from the Hippoglossus stenolepis isolate QCI-W04-F060 chromosome 17, HSTE1.2, whole genome shotgun sequence genome:
GCAACCCTCCTCTATGCATCTTAGCTTTTAAAACCATAAATAGTTTCATCTCCCCCCCCttctgtgtgcgtgcatgtgaaaGTCAGGGAGACGCTGATGATCTGATCCATTGTGACATATCATGAGCTTTCTAGGGCTACAGGGCAGATGGacctcacagtgtgtgttcattcagaccgtggacaaacacacacagtaacatggCGGAGCACCCAGGAGTCTGGATTTGATCCACACTGTCTTACATGGCCTTCACTGATAacctgtttgcatgtgtgcatgcataatCAACAGAATATTAATCAGCAATTTCCATAATGtcgattgattgattctttTAAGCAAAATGACTAAATTCAAAGTTTACAGTTTCTCAAATGTGctcttccttttttatttacttgtctTATAAGGGTCATAGATTGAGGCTAAAATGatcagtttttgttttagaGAAGCGTTGATTCAGCTGTATGAGTATTTCGGAGGAGACTGTATTGCCTTATTCAGAGAGATGCTCCTGTGATTCAGCCTATACCTGCATTGATATAAATGGGGAGGACAGAGTAGCCTGATAGGAACACCTGCCTGTATAAAtgaatgtaatttaataatagtaatacactttatttgtatagcagctttaaaataataattatacaatgttttatctcatcttttttttactcttttctcgTGTGTATATTGTATTTGTGCTCTAACGCTGTGCgattgtttgccttcaattattcatttttcaCTTGTGAAGCGACTaagttttgaaaggtgctataaacttaaatcttatatttttattattcatataatTTGTTTTGTACAGGACAGGTTAGAAACACCCCAATCTGTCCCAGCAGGGCATCATCATGCAGGCTGGCTTCACCGCAGGGCTGCATGTGTTCCTAACAAACTGCCAACATGGGACGAGATGAAGAATCACAACGTCCCTATAATGAGGCTGATCACAGAGATGTCACGTGGTGTGTGAACATGACAGACAGTGTTTACTGGTCAATATGTCACAGTGTTAACGCCCGGTTACACATCGAGGGCGCGAGATGCGGCGAGAGacgcgggggggggggcggacCCCGGCGACCCTGCGCGTGCACGAGCCAGCCACCCTGTTGCTGGGCAGCGGCGGCgttcatttcatttctatttatctcagacagacagacacacggacagacagacagacagaggcagggacACGTTATTGTTCCCACACTGCAGCACCGTCTGCAGGGGTGGACAGTAAGTGATCAGGCCGGGGGATGGAGGGCTTGTTGCGGGCCCCGGTTGTCTTGGGCTTCCCCTGGATGTCTGGGGGAATTCagacccccccaccaccaccacccctgcAGACAGACCCACGGTACATGGCCCTAATCCCGTCTTTGTCTGGGCCACGCACCGCCACTGCTGCAGCACTGACCTGACAAATGTCTCCCCGATCACCCACAGACCCACAGTGCTTCTCTTCTCTGCAGCATCACAGCTGTTAACACTGAGAACAAGACTTTTTACAGTAAACAGCTACAGGCTTGTGACCGGGCATGAGATCGGATCAGACCGTGCAGTGGCAGGATCAATGGTTCAAGtgtcattaataatcaatataGCAGCCCCTTAACATGAGAACATCTCAGCTCACACCCATGGATCTGTGTGCACAGGTTAGTAGTTCATAGAATACCTTTTTTCTCTGCAAGAAAACCCAATGACATCATGGGTGTCAAAAGGCAAATGACTGCATTTAAATTGCGATGCATTTAAAAAGATCAGTGTATTAATCTAAACGGAATAAGAAGATCACAAAATCAAAGCCCCGCAGGTTCATGTCTACAGattaaaataatcccagtgCTCCCAAtagatcattttatttcacatcaaCCACTGATGTCCATGTTTTAAATGGCAGCTgctgtcatttgtcattttacacattaaagCCAATGCAGGTGTGATCTGATTCATGCACGTGCGCGCCTGCATGCAACAAatgcacactctctctcacacacgcgcgcacacgcacaggGTGGGACACCGGTACAGTGCAGCGGACTCACCGTGTGCAGACAGGGGGGCGATGACCAGGGAGATGGTCATCAGCACCTGCCAGGCCCCCACACCTCCGTCCCCGCGCGGCATCACGGAGCCTGTTCCCGGTGACCGATCCACTGACGCGCACTCTGGCTCCCGCTCGTCGCTCTGCAGACGGTGGACAGCTCGATAATCCTGCGCGGCGGCTCCTGCAAAGTTCAGATCTTGCCGGTTGTCGCCATGTCTCCGGTGAACGTGTGTCCTCCCTGCTCAGCTgcagcgtctgtgtgtgtatgagttaACCGCTTATCGGCTCGGGTTCGGTTCCATTGtgcccacctcctccacaccGTCAGCGCGCGCTTGTCGCTCCGGGTCCGTCGGCGGCACCGGGAGGAGTTGTAGTAGTGATGCGCGCGGCCGACAGCGGGTCTGCAGAGCGGGTTTTAATGAACCGGCTCCGGTCTGTCGGTGCCTGCTGCCTGCGTGCGATCTGGCGTTAAGCCTTTTCCCTTTGGCTTCATGGGCGATGAGCGGCACAGCACGGCACGGTGCGACGTGGTATGGCACGGCACTGCGCGCGCACTGTGCGCTTGGGTGTCAAAGTGCCAACACACACgcaaagggaaagagagagagagggacacacacacacacacatagacacacaccaGAGTTCAGCCTCAGTGTGATGGAGCTTGTGTAGACTGGAGGATTTAAGCAGCTTCTGTTGTCACTAGAAGTCAATATGCTCCATTTTACACCATTGCtaatgagagtgtgtgtttgtgtgaacattATGTCcaagtctctctctgtctctctctctgggtggTGTTAACATGTCAGGGAGTTGTTTGGGTGCATGTTGCTTTTGGCCAcagaggtgtgagtgtgtgtgtgtgtgtgagtgtgtgtgttacctatTCAGGACCTTTACAGCATACACTGATCTTGTCAGGCCCTCATGAGGACCgaagcctggtcctaatgaggcaagACCTAATGTCTGAGGTCCTGGTGAAGGTTAGTGGTATAAGAGGTaaattgtggttaggttattGTTGGGGTTAGGCACTAATTGATCATGATGAGGTTTTGGTAAGGCTGTCCTAACTAAGTTCTAACAAAGGCAACCGCACAaacctttgtgtctgtgtgtttgtgtgtgtgtgtgtgtgtgtgtggggtacAATGAACAGATGCCATTGTCTGGAGCCTATATCACAATATAACAGTAAGAGGATTATCCACACCCACCATGCATCTGAAAGCAGACACGTTGCCCCCTACCATTTCATACATTCTCTCCTAAAGCATCATTTCTATTTTCTCGCTTTATCCTTCCAAGCCCCCCAGCGCTTCTCACGTCGCCTTTGCACCACTACCTTTACACATAGTTTAGCAGAACTGCCACCAAGTTCATGTGCCATATGCAAACACACTTCTCTGTGACACTAATCTActttcctgtttgtctctcttttccATTACTAACAGCAAACAAAAGTGGCCCGTGGAGGGCTGACTTAACCATTCTCCTCCTTAACGGGATTAAGTCAAATACATTATGAAATGATTTAGACCAAATACTGTGTTCCTAAAGCAAATAGATTGCTGCTTCGCCCGTCGAACTGGTAGTGAATTGATCCCGGCTCCTGTTGTGTGCAGCGTCCTGCTGCTCCCCATCAATTatccttcaaacacacacacacacacaaactcaaaccgAGTTCATTCCTCACAGCCCCCCCACTCAGTGACAGAAGAGTGGGATTTTTGTGCAAGAAGGAGCTGGCAAAGTGTGAGAGGAATAGATAGAGAAAAGGACAGCAGcaaggggggaagagagagactgtgtgtgtgtgtgagatgaagaGGATGGATAGATATGGCTAAGCATTGAAGAGAGGGAGCTAGAGAGTGGTGGAGATagagaaacataaaaatgttcactgaTGCACTGCCAAACAGAGCAGAACGAAATTGCTTttgcaccccccaccccccatacacacacacacacacacacacacacacacttctgccatgataaatacacacaaacatgcacatccTGTCTTTCAACTCTCACTCTTCCAGTAACGATTTAATTAGTCGCAGTAGACGACGTTACTTCTCAGATTATTTGGCGAGGAAATAGAATTATTTCCTTGGTGCAGGATGAACAGATGGACCTTACTGGGAAACAGAATGGAGGAATAAAGCACACCTAAGTCCACGCCAAAGCTCTGTGCGTGTGCTGGTGCACGATGTACTCCGGCCACGTCGTTTTTTCCATCCTGTGTTCCCGTGTTGAACAGTGAGGGGTGGACAGGATGTCCAAATGCCCTCAAGTGCatactgtgtgtgaatgtgtgtacaATGTTGCAACACTccagggagaagaagaggcagcTTATTAAACTACAAATATGCCCATAAAGCGCTCAATATGGCAGTGGTTCCCAACATATGGGTCATTGCTCTCATAAGAGGCCACAGAACAAGCCCCAGGAGGTCGGAGATTCTCAGCATTAACATATCTGGTTAaactttttcttgtgtttcacTTTTCCAGGTCTAAAATATTCAAACAAGATAAAGAAGGGATCAAAAAATCACTCGTGGCTGTTAAAATACTTGTGAAAAAAGCTTAATGTGTAAAATGCAAACTTCAGTTAGTGCTCAGAGATGAAGGATGAAGTTACCATCTTCAATTActataacattaaaataaaagtattattatATGCATCTAATTATTCAATGGCTATTTACTATTTTGACATGAGGGACAAGATGTCTTGGGGACAGatatttaaagggatagttcccctaaaaattttaattcactcatctaTTCACCattatgccgatggaggggtgggtgaagtgtttgggtccacaaaacacagtttcagGGCTAAACAGTGCTGCagtcaaatccaatacaattgaagaaacTGGCGATCGATTGTTCAaacggaaaaaaacaacagggaaaaaaaggaaaaggcctccatactgctcctgtggtgtcatccaagtgtccgttaGCCCCGACATTCAAGTTCGACTCGAAATgccgtcatttacaccatgtttttatcttAATATCCTCggatatcctcctctggagcagTGTTCGCACatggatcacagaggacatctTAATATATTTGCTATAAATAtgtggtgaaacatcatgattgacaggtgagacagactcTTGATTGGCCGAGCGTGTGAACTGACAGGACCTGACCAGaccagactctggctccaaaggGACGAGATAGCAATATTTGTATCGGGGctattttggcctcatttctggggggtgggaggaagtggtgtcgtgtcgtccatctttatatacagtctatgatcccAAGTATTCCAAACTTAAAGTACAGGATACTGTGTGTACCTCCCAAAGTTTGATATAGACATGTTTAACTGTTTAGTGGTATTTTCCACTGTTTGGTaatgcacatttttttatatcttgaACTATCTACACTGACATAATCAAACACACCAACAATGAACCAGTTGGACGAggacagacaaaataaaaacgtcatataaaacaactttattgaGTTGAGTTCAATCTGCAGATTTCTCAACTCTGACATCAGAGcacaaatatttcaatatttataaacGTGTGACCGCTGAGCATTTACAGACTTCACTTTTAAGCAGTTGATGCTGAACGTTTATGCCAGTGTTacatttttatgtgtgtgtttgtgtgtcctgaTTGAAGGAGGACggatggttgtgtgtgtgtgtgtgtcttgtttcCTTGTTCTTTCAGCTGTGCGTGGAAGCTGGAGGCCCGGGCTGAGCTGGTGTGATCCCATCAGGCTGTGAGGATGGGTCTGAGGAAGACGTTTAGAACCAGTCATCACACAGAATCAGACCAAAGTAGCGCCAGCATCAGAAACACATGACAACAGTAAAGAATACTCACACATGCCATTGGGTGCTCCAGGGTGTCGGGGGGCCATGGGCTGGGGATTGCCTCCACTGGGCATCATCCTGTTGGGCACGGCCTGGCCTGAGGACGATAGGACTAAAATGTTTAACACAATAAAGTTTGGACTAAGACCATGTGCATTTTACTGAGTGAAAATGTGTAGGTAGGTTTGCTGTGTCCTGAAAGAGTTAACGTCAATTGTGGGTGTGTCAATTCTTAAAAGGTGGGAtttttatagtgtgtgtgtgtgtgtgtgtgtgtgtgtgtgtgtatatttgtgtgtgtcctgaccTGAATTCTGCATTGTGAATCCTGGCTGCCCCTGCTGCCCCTGCTGCCcctgctgctccctctgctggcGGACCTTCATCTCCGCCTGTTTGAGCTGCTCCGTGTGGAAAGTCTGTCTCTCTGAGAgaagctgctgccgctgctgctccagctgcattacacacatacacacaaacacaagaattAGTGATATCATGGAGATATGCTTCTGAACATAAACCCAAGAGAAGAGCAAGAAATCTTAAGAGGGTTTAAGTAAAGTTTCATCGTTTCCGTTTTGCCACCATAGAGGCCGTCATATTCACTCACAGCCTCTTTCTCTCGGTCCATGATGGTCTCCAGCTCCTCAAAGTGTCTCAGCTTGATCTCCAGCTTCTTCATCTGAGTCTCCACCAGAAGCGCCACTAGGGACTTGATCTTCCGCTCTTCCACTGCTGCCAAGTGCTGTGAATACGGGAAGAAAAAGATGGAGTTAGAAGGAAAATTAAACAAGTAATGTGTGAGGGGCCAATAGATGTTTTCTGGTGATGTGATATGCCCTCAAGTAGCCATATTCCGTATACATCATCATACTGAAAACGCCTCGAGGCAGATGAATATCTGAAATTTCTCCCTCTCACAAAACAGCTATTTCTGTTTTGGTTTAATTCGATCATGAGATTAATCTCAGTCTCTAATCCAGCAGCTAAACGTTATATCCTGCATGTATTCTATGTCAATTACATGTGCAAAGCCAGGTCTTGAAGAGATCCCTAAGATGGTGTCGGTTTGGGTTGCTAGGAGACCTCTGACACAGCTGGAAAAAAGAGGCTCCATATAAAATGACAGCCATTGCTTCCTCTCTAGGctcttgtgattggtcaatgGTGAAGCGGGAGGACGGGCTTTACCTTTGCCTTTGTGGCAGCCGAGGCCAGAGCAGCCGCTGCTGCCGTGGCAACGTTGccctccaccagctccagctccatcactctCCTCCCCTCGTCCCCGTCCACCTCTCGCCGCCCTACACTCTCGTCGTCATCTCCCCTTCCTGGATCATGGAGAGAACTTCATTAATATCACAaatcatacacacatgcagtatATACACAGTAGAAACGTTGTACATGTTTCATaccatctgtctcctctgcaagtatattttctgcattttcccTTTTGACTGCATCTCCCTCCACTATTGCCACACTGAGCTCCACATTCCCATCCGTCCTTCCAGCAACCTGAAacagcgcacacacaaaaatccaTAAGCTATGAAAATCACCAGCAGATTCAATAAAAATTTGTCCAAGCTCTTACTATTGTATTACCTGGTGGCAAGTGGAGTTTGACTCCATTTTCTCTGCATCCATTAATTCTAAACATACAGAAGAAGACAATCAAAAATGCATTATAGActgtatgaaaacaaattcaattgAGTGCGAGCGACTGTGTGTCAATGTATTTAAGTGTTACCTGTTTTTTCAGACTGATTGGATATTTCAGAGATCTTATCCGCTGAGTCCTCCTGCACTCGGGAAAACTCCTCTGCAGACAAAATGTTGAATTActccacacatacagtaaatgatCTCAGAACGATACCATTAACCTAGATTCCACTCTTATTAACACTCCTCCCCATGTCTCTCACCCAGTGCCGCCTTAGCTGCAGACGATGCCACCCGCGGGTCCACCACAGATGCCAGGAAGGCCACAGTGCTCATAACGGGGTTCTCCGATTGGCTGAAAGGCACGGGTTGGAACGCCAGTGGACCCAGAGAGACTGAGGAGTCTTCTAGATAAGGGTCTTCTATCGgcagacggagaaagtggagtaTACACTCGTCCTGCGTTCTGGATCCCACATGCTCGGATACTTTGTTCCAGTCATCTCTGTAAACCTCTAAGGCCTGAGAGAGACACGGGAGACGGGTGAAGAAAAGAAGACAGGAAGAGGCTGAGGAAACTATCACAAAACGTCAGGGCCAAACAGAAACATTCTCTCAAATCAAAAATCTACTTTTTCACATATGGGAACCACTAAGTCATGTGTTAGATCCATGATAGAAAGCAATAAGCACAAGTAATTGTCTTACCTCTAATAGCAAGAGTGTCTCTTGCTCTGTCCATTCCCTTCCTGCATTCGTTCCTTTGGTCTGAGAAAGATGAAACAATAATGATTAAAATAGTGACTAGTAATatgaatggaaaacaaaaagcatatTTGTATTGTTACAGTGTGAGACCTTAGGGTGTTTCTTGGTGTAGATGTCGCTGCGCAGACCAAAGTTCTGACAGTCTGTCGGcttctctttgctcttttctgGGAAAAACAACATATGCTGCGAGGCTGTCACCTGCAAGAGTGAGAAGCAGAGTTCATCAGGAAACATTTAATATCTTCTTCATCCGTGTAATGCTCTTGTCATGTGCTATACATGTACAATACCTGCAGGGGTTTGTGTTGTAGGGGGGCCAGCCCGGACGGTGTGTCAGCCAGTACGTTGAAATGAGGCGTGGGAGGGGGTCCCATGGGGAGGGGTCTGCTCTCTGCATCCACTTGGTAGTTAATCAAACCCCACTGCTCCAAAAACGCATGAACCCTGAAAACATAGAACCAAATGAgttttctctccatttatttTACTAAAATGCAGCTGAGAAACTGCCTCCCCTTTGACTTTAACCCCATTAACTACACCTCTTTCATTCCCAACATTAATAGATGTAATTTGCTAACAGTTCTACACAACTACATGCCCACACACCTAATTTCGGAGATGCagcaaacacccacacactaTTTTATACCTCATGACAGCACAGACGTCTCCAGTGAGGTTGCGTCTACAGGACGTTGAACTGAGATATTCCTGGGGGTTGAGCCGGTACGTGTCGATCATGAAGTTGCGGTACGCCAAGTAACTGCATAATACAGGGAGGATCAAGCTGTTGGTGAGGCATTCTACATCGTCTATGTTGTTGATGATATCTGAAAGTCAGCGGTACTCACATTTCTGGAGATTTGGACTTGTTCTTTCCGTTAAAGAATTCAGGGAGAGCCCGTTTCTCTATTAAATGAATGCTGGAAAGAGTTGTTTTGGGTTAGATTGTTCTCTAATGTTAGGCATGTATTAGCGTTTAGATTAGAGTACACATCAATGTGTCTGTATACGTTTGTTTACCTGTTGTTATTGAACCAAGATGTGTAGCTTGGTACTATTATGTGATGGGTTTGTTCTGTGAtattttcttctccctctgatAACCGCGGCACCTCTCCTcgtccctcttcttcctcctgtgtacacacacacatacaatgtaAGCACGTTTATAATTCTGACACACAAATACTAAATTATCCAAAACCTGCAGTTATAAagattgataaaaaaaaaatttgatattTACCCTTCCTGGAAAATCATCCTCTTGTTCATCTGAAAGAGAAGCAGTGAAGgaatgatgataataatcaaGGTGCATACACAGAGTAAGAGCATTGTATATactaaaatacttaaaaaatatatatatatacactacatCCTTTGGGAACAGTTAACATAAGACATGCAATCTTACCCAGGTCCGCCATGGTGCCTCCTTTTACAGGAGTGTTCTCACTGTCTTTCTTCAGGTTGACTAAACAAACAgggaaagacattttaaaaaatcttaaGGAGAAGATGTGTAATTCATCAGAACACATTTACAAGAAACTTCACTCAAAcctaatattttttaaagagcaTTATGGTCTTTGAGTGATTTACCATTCTTGGGTAGTatgacctcctccatgttaggaACAGGTGTAGGGTCCTCCATGTCTTTGGTCAGGTCCTCTTCTgactcttcctcctgttgtccACGCCTCCTCCTGTACGAGCAAAACAATCTGTTCTAAAACCAAGCACTGATATGCCAAACCAAAAGTACACACTCCGGTTCCGGTTGGTTCTTAccccttctttcctttcttcctgccttcagaggagggaggggagggggatcGCCTTCTCTTTTTGGATGGGGTGGACTTTGAGTcctgaaagcaaaacaaaagtgtCAGTGTCAACAAAGATCAAAAACCTTCACATTCAGAAAGAGAATTCTCAAGGATCACACTTGCTTTCTGTTGTTGAATTCACTGTCAAATATTTAACTTCATAATCATATTACAGAATAGTGTCCATCCACAAGCTCTCAAGACCTCTCCATAGACAAACCTGCTCATCATGGAGGTGAATACGCCGGCGAAGGATTATTGGCACATTCCTTTCATCCACACAATAGTCTTCTTCATTCATCCACTCGTTGAAAACATCTGTGTCCACAACCCAACCAGCATGAACCTGGAACACAAAACCcaccaaaacaaatatttaataaagaatTCAGATGTAGAAGAGTAGTGTGTACTGGTGTATCTCATCAGTGtccaacatgaaaacacaatagaTTACATCAGCCTCTAACTGTAGGTAAAACAAAT
Encoded proteins:
- the smarcc1b gene encoding SWI/SNF complex subunit SMARCC1b, whose protein sequence is MATMSGGTNLGVPGTSQTSSGATAHRKKDSSPSARFWESPDTLAQLEVVRLWVGKHYKKYVLVDAPSCQALAAVTLQLLQFQEDAFGRQATNPALTKLHAHCFLDLRPGGGLCHILGTAYKFKAEQGWRRFDLQNPSRTERNVEMFSSIKGALIQHNCMSLPVVYLDPTVDQELASRLTNIITKRQGTLTEDRALASHNIYPLPASTEEDEWMRPVMQKDKHILVHWGMHPDSYDSWLSSSDVQGEVEDAPHPERPWRVHAGWVVDTDVFNEWMNEEDYCVDERNVPIILRRRIHLHDEQDSKSTPSKKRRRSPSPPSSEGRKKGKKGRRRGQQEEESEEDLTKDMEDPTPVPNMEEVILPKNVNLKKDSENTPVKGGTMADLDEQEDDFPGREEEEGRGEVPRLSEGEENITEQTHHIIVPSYTSWFNNNSIHLIEKRALPEFFNGKNKSKSPEIYLAYRNFMIDTYRLNPQEYLSSTSCRRNLTGDVCAVMRVHAFLEQWGLINYQVDAESRPLPMGPPPTPHFNVLADTPSGLAPLQHKPLQVTASQHMLFFPEKSKEKPTDCQNFGLRSDIYTKKHPKTKGTNAGREWTEQETLLLLEALEVYRDDWNKVSEHVGSRTQDECILHFLRLPIEDPYLEDSSVSLGPLAFQPVPFSQSENPVMSTVAFLASVVDPRVASSAAKAALEEFSRVQEDSADKISEISNQSEKTELMDAEKMESNSTCHQVAGRTDGNVELSVAIVEGDAVKRENAENILAEETDGRGDDDESVGRREVDGDEGRRVMELELVEGNVATAAAAALASAATKAKHLAAVEERKIKSLVALLVETQMKKLEIKLRHFEELETIMDREKEALEQQRQQLLSERQTFHTEQLKQAEMKVRQQREQQGQQGQQGQPGFTMQNSGQAVPNRMMPSGGNPQPMAPRHPGAPNGMYPSSQPDGITPAQPGPPASTHS